The Saprospiraceae bacterium genome includes a window with the following:
- a CDS encoding RluA family pseudouridine synthase, giving the protein MNRQKFQLNGLSVIYEDNHLIAINKPAGALVHGDETGDTTLSDLVKEYIKIRYGKPGDVFLGVIHRLDRPVSGVVIFARTSKALERMNKMLREHTMEKTYLAIVAVRPEEFSGTLVHHLIKDEQKNITRAYASKKTGTKEAILEYHLVGELDAKVLLEVHPITGRPHQIRTQLSKIGSPIIGDLKYGAEYPLHDKSIALHCYKMSFIHPVKNEKIVIKADPPSLAIWRTFTID; this is encoded by the coding sequence ATGAACAGACAAAAATTTCAGCTCAACGGCTTATCAGTCATATACGAAGACAACCATCTTATAGCCATCAACAAACCTGCCGGAGCACTCGTGCATGGTGACGAAACAGGAGACACTACCCTATCTGATTTAGTCAAAGAGTATATAAAAATCCGATATGGCAAACCCGGAGATGTATTTCTTGGTGTGATACACAGGTTGGACAGACCTGTAAGTGGAGTAGTCATATTTGCCAGAACATCCAAAGCTCTGGAGAGAATGAACAAAATGCTCAGAGAACACACCATGGAAAAGACTTATCTGGCAATAGTTGCAGTTAGGCCTGAAGAATTTTCAGGCACACTGGTACATCACTTGATAAAGGATGAACAGAAAAATATCACCCGAGCGTACGCATCAAAAAAGACAGGAACTAAAGAAGCCATACTGGAATATCACCTTGTTGGTGAACTGGATGCCAAGGTGCTCCTGGAAGTGCATCCTATCACAGGAAGACCACATCAGATAAGGACACAACTGAGCAAAATTGGCAGTCCTATCATTGGAGATTTAAAATATGGAGCAGAGTATCCACTGCATGATAAGTCCATAGCATTGCATTGCTACAAAATGTCATTTATACACCCGGTAAAAAATGAAAAGATTGTCATTAAGGCCGATCCGCCATCCCTCGCAATATGGAGAACTTTTACTATTGATTAA
- a CDS encoding pyruvate dehydrogenase complex E1 component subunit beta: protein MPRILTLRDALGEAMSEEMRRDENVFLMGEEVAEYNGAYKVSKGMLEEFGAKRVIDTPIAELGFAGIGVGAAMNGLRPIIEFMTWNFAVLAFDQIVNNAAKTLSQSAGQFKCPIVFRGPSGSAGQLAQQHSQTFESWMANIPGVKVISCIDPADAKGLLKSAIRDDDPVCVMESESFYGLKGEVPDGDYLVPIGKAAVRREGTDVTIVSYNKMMEVVKDAAIELEKQGISAEVIDLRTIRPLDHKTIVGSVKKTNRLVVVDEAWPFAGVSAEIAYEIQKYAFDYLDAPVTRVNSADTSLPYAPTFLDEYLPTPAKVIRAVKEVMYVRG, encoded by the coding sequence ATGCCAAGGATATTAACATTGAGGGACGCACTGGGAGAAGCCATGTCCGAAGAGATGAGGAGAGATGAAAATGTCTTTCTGATGGGCGAAGAAGTTGCCGAATATAATGGAGCTTACAAGGTCAGTAAGGGCATGCTTGAGGAGTTCGGAGCAAAAAGAGTGATAGATACTCCTATTGCAGAATTAGGATTTGCAGGGATCGGTGTAGGAGCAGCGATGAATGGCCTGCGACCCATTATTGAATTTATGACGTGGAATTTTGCCGTATTGGCATTCGATCAGATAGTCAATAATGCAGCCAAAACACTTTCACAATCTGCAGGACAATTCAAATGCCCCATCGTATTCAGAGGACCTTCCGGGTCGGCTGGACAGCTTGCTCAGCAGCATTCTCAGACATTTGAAAGCTGGATGGCAAATATACCGGGCGTTAAGGTTATCTCTTGTATTGACCCCGCTGATGCCAAAGGTTTGTTAAAATCAGCTATTCGTGATGATGATCCGGTATGTGTGATGGAGTCAGAATCATTTTATGGGTTGAAAGGTGAAGTTCCTGATGGCGACTATCTGGTACCAATAGGAAAGGCTGCTGTGAGAAGGGAAGGCACAGATGTTACTATAGTATCTTACAATAAAATGATGGAAGTAGTCAAAGATGCTGCCATCGAACTTGAAAAGCAGGGAATCTCTGCCGAAGTTATCGATTTACGTACCATCAGACCACTGGATCATAAAACTATTGTCGGGTCAGTCAAAAAAACCAACAGGCTTGTAGTGGTCGATGAAGCCTGGCCTTTTGCCGGAGTTTCTGCCGAAATAGCTTATGAAATTCAGAAGTACGCTTTTGACTACCTTGATGCACCTGTGACAAGAGTGAATTCTGCAGACACTTCTTTGCCTTATGCACCGACATTTCTGGATGAATACCTACCTACACCTGCCAAAGTGATCAGGGCAGTGAAGGAAGTGATGTACGTCAGAGGTTAA